TTGGCCTTTGCTCTTACTCcaaaacaacatgaaaataaaGCAAACGCTCACTGAGCTGAAAAATGAGAGGAAGCCGATGGTTGCTGCTATCAGCAGGGTCTTGACATCAAAAGGGAGCTTCTGATTCCCATCCACACCAGGAGAGGCCGACGGAAAGGGAGGCCAACCGGTAAGACGAAAGGGGTTTTTAGAAGATGAAGAAAGGGCTCGGACACGAAGGCCGACAGGAAGGCTGTCATTTCCTGCAGCATTGGATGCCACACATAGATAAGCGCCACTGTCTTGAGGCTGAGCGTAGCGAACCTCCAGCGAGCCGTTGGAGAGAGCTCTTATTCTACCAATGGGTGATAAGGGTCTTAGCTGTGGGTTTAGCCAGCTGACAGATGGCGGAGGGTCACCTTCTGCACCGCAGTAAAACACCACCGTGTGTCCCTGGTCTACTCTCACTTCTTGAGGCTTTCGGTTCAGAATTCGAGGCCGTCGACAGGTGAGCAGACCTGGGAGCTCAACctcagaaaaagacagaaaattcTGGGACGAGGTAGTGCAGATTGGTGGATTTCCCCCAAAGTCCACATACAGACGCTGTCGCACCACCCAAAGCAAACGACAGTCACATGTGAGAGGGTTGTTATCAAGGCCAAGAGTTTTAAGGGAGTCCACTGAATGAAGAGCTCCAGCCTCAAGTGTAGTGAGATAGTTTCTAGATACATTTAGCACTCTTAGATGAGTCAAACCCCTGAATGCTCCAATTTCAATGTGCAGCAACGATCCACCGACAAGGTGGAACTCCTGGAGCCGGAGCATGTCTCCAAGCAGGTTCCCGTGGATGTAGGAGATAGGGTTAAAAGAAAGGTCAAGGTATACGAGATATACAAGATGGTGCAGAGGGGTGTAGGGGACTGTGGTCAGGTTGCAGTGTGTGATGGTTAAGGATGTGAGATTTAGGCCAAAGAGGCTGTTTGCTGACAGAGTCTCCAGCAAGGGACAGTGAGCAATGACAAGTTCCTTCAGGAGCACAAGGTGACGAAATGAGTAGTTCGGCAGCGCGGTGAGGCCCAGCTGGTGAAAGTGGAGGCTCCTCAGCACACCGAGCGGTGTGAGGGCCTCCGTCGGCACCGCTGTGAGGTTGCAGCCATCAAGGTGAAGCTCCTGCAGGCTGGTGAGTCCCACAAATGTTTGATGAGAGACGTAAACCAGGTCATTTCCCTCCGCTTTAATAACCTGCAGGGCAGATAAGTCACTGAAGGTAAAATCTAGAAACACAAGGATCTCATTGCTGCTTAAGTCCAATAACTGAAGATTTGTCAACCCAGCAAAGGCTCCCACTGGAATAATCTTCAGGCGATTGTGACGGAGGCGCAGAGTTAACAGGCTCTGCAAGCCAACGAAGGCTTCTACTTCGACTGTTACCACAAGATTGTCACTCAGATCCAGGTCCATCAGCTGTGTTAGAGTGTGGAACTGCTGACGAACCACAGTCTTGATCACGTTTTGGGTCAGGTTTAGACGTTTAGCGTCTCGTGGCAGACCATTGGGAACAGTGGCGAGCTGACCACCGGAGCAGTTGACCTCAAGCAGCACAGCGTTGCAGCGGCAGGACGGCGGACACAGCCAGCGTGTTTCAGATGTCAAAGCCACGCCCACTGCCAACAGGTAGAGAGCTCCCCAGCACAGCCAGTGGTGGACGGCAGTCCCCTCGAACATCTGGTGGCCTGCCTGGATgtaagagagaggaagaaagagtaCAAAGGATTATTAATAAGGAGATTATGTATATACAGGTGAACATGGAGGTCGAGTCTGTTAGTGATTGTGAGTTATTTTTTGGTCTGGTGTATAAGTAtgtttttggttgttgttttcCAGCTATTGAAGGGCAGATTCTCTCAtgttacctgtgtgtttgtagtggaAAAAAGGTCATATTTATAGGTAAAGAACAATTTaacaagcagcaacaacaacagtcgAATGAAAGATTTAATTTTTGTTTGGATTGTGAGTTGGCTGTGAGGTAAGCACGACCGAAGAGCACTTTTAAAGCAAATGACCGACAGAAATTGCAGTTCAATCAGCAGCACTTCAGATACACCGTCCATCGCCTTTCATGCAAAACATTCAGAGGGTTTGGACTCTCTTGAAATGCCTCTTCCAGCTCAGAAGATGTTCCATGCTGCAGATATGTGGACAGCAGGAATGAACAAGTACTCTCTGTGTTTCTTGTAGTTCACAAGAGCACCACACGAGGCACCAGATTTATGTAAATCAAcataatatttgcaattattgtAAACAATTATTACAGACAATTGTTTTTGCAATCCTCTGAAAGTAGACATATTGGTGTATCTGTGCAAACTTTGGTTTCAAATGATGGGGGGAGCTGATATCCTGGCAGTcgcaaacattttttaaatattctctTACTCTGAGAAACTTTAATCTTTTGTTTCTTGGACAAAGTCAGGAAGGAGaagaataaaatcaaacaaaaactaTGATGTATAGTAACATAATGTTAACATGCGTCATCCCTTCATATATAAAACAATATACGTAGAACagaattaataaattaaaaaatgttccAACATTAAATAATACCTCCTGTAGTTTGGAGTACAAAGATCATGCCTTTAATATTCCTAGGACTATGATCCCATTACAGAGAAATGCAAGATTGGAGAGGAGCCTATTATGGctgctacattttttttcaatctcAAACCTTCAtaagctcatgttatttatttatttttatcttatctaTAACTGAatccaccagcagggggcagcaaaAGCAAAACACTTGAGAAAAGTGACTTTGCctcctcacagagacaaacTGATAATTTACCGAGATAgtgtcaaacagcagcatgtaACATGTAGGGACGTCTCTGTGGTGAGCATGTAAACAAGAAGATGAGTCTGTTGAGAAAATGACTCAGAGATCAGCTCATCAAAATATGTGTGATGTGCTGTTTAAACTGCCCAGAAagtgggaagaaaaaaaaaacagaaaaacaaaaacaccttcaAGTGTGATGCCACCCTCAGCTGTGGCAGCTCTGCTCACACGCTGACGTGCTGAAGGTTGCAACTCCAGGGACAGAGTGAGAAGTGCAATGGTTTCTGTTACATCTCAGACATTTCCTGCAAGGTCAATTTCATTACAGTTATTTTCTCATCCCTGCGGACTGATCACTTTTGCTCATTTTGTTGGAGAGTTTTCCAACATTATCACCTCATTTTGTAGCATTGAACACATGCAAAGAAACACGGCAGAGCAGAGAAGCTCACTCtatctgtgatcatgctgctcaTTGTATCTGTATGGATCCTGGGAGCACAGTCTGAGTGCTGGGGATGACAGCAGCTCCCGACGGCAAAGGATTGATGGAGGATGTCTCTCCCTGAGCTCCGCTGGGAGCCTGCATGCTAGAGAGTGAAAATTTTGTCACAGTCTTTTACTGTGGCTTTTAGACCTCAGACACAAAGGATGACAGTATAGGAGGGATATAATTACAGTCATTTGtcacagaaagcaaaagaaaatcCAGTCTGGTAACTCACCTTCTGTCAGACTGAAGGGCtggtcactgcagcagctccatttTCATGTGTCACCTGTGCTACAATACATTCAAATGaaagaagcaaacacacaaaacaacaaaagaagctTCATCCTCCCATTCTGAAAAACTCCGGAGGAAGCGTGATCCGGCAGCTCAGCAGTCCCCCTGTTGCTCCGCTGTCCTCATGGCAACAACACCAACCTGGCGGCGGATGCGCGGGTGCTCGGTGCATGCTGGGGGATTATATGCACTAGCTCCTGGACTCCATCCAGCACGCTGCACTGGATGACAGGAGGCAGGCACAGGTCAGCCAAACAGAGAGATTTAGGAGCAACACCAGATGGGAATGAATTCGAGCGCAGACACTTAGAAACGAAGGAAATATAACAAAAGAATGATCTTTTcagttctttgttttgtttgttaaatgTCTTCatgaattgtgtgttttttagtaCAAATATGTCCAGGTACCTGCTTTTCTATTGTTCTTATTGGCTGACAGATTAATCCAAACTCTCTGACttaacacacagctgttcaCTGTAACAGAAAAGCTTACAGGGGTGTGACATTCTACTTCTAAAATGTCAATCTCACCAGATTATACAAggattaaatgtaatttgtagCATATTCTGTTAGATTAGCCTCTTGgctttgtttgttgtgtcaTCATTTCTGCAATGTTGTGTGGCTAATAGCTCATTAATCATCACTTCTCTACTTGTTAATGGCTTCTGTTGTAATTAGGAAACAAACAAATTCAGTTGTTTgactgtctgcctctctgaacACGCATAATGCTGAGTCAGGAAGTTGCCATCTGCTACCTTAGGGAAACCTGCATTCATCAGCAAATCTCCATCCAAGCCGGGAGGAACGCTCAGAGGTGAATTACAGCAAAGACCAGAGTTCCACGTTGCATAACATCCTCCTGTCTTTTTGAACGTCATGTTATTTCGTCATTGTTGTACCCTGTTGTGAAGCCTAAGGAAATGACCCTCTGTACCAGTCTTCCAGCCTGGTACACAGGGTCACCTCTCTGTAAACGGCAGTGACGTCACTTGTCAGAACGGTGACCACTGAGTTCCTTCTTTATCCTGGGAAAGAGGAAGTAGTCTGTAGGTGACAGATCAGGTGATCAGAAAGAGCTGTCCCCCCTTTCCTGATTCAGATATGAATTGTTTTGTTGAATAACTGGACCCTCTTTTATTTCAGACAactgctgtgacagtgtgtggatcACATAAACTAATCATGAGCTAGAATGAGGCAGGACCTTTAAGTGTTTTGCAGGTATTTCCCCCACAAACAGTTTCATTTACGCTAACTTTTGTCAGTTGTACCTTTTTTTGTACTGGAAGGGTATtttgagctgctgcagctggtcaCAAATTAGATTCACATGACGAGGCAGCGAGCAgatgcactgaaaaaaaagaggtttgCATGAGGAAACTAAACTTCCTCTTAAGAAGAGCGTTTGATCTGTTACAAACTTGTTGACTGTCACCCGTAGACGTACTgtaaaaactctgctgctccttctgCAACAACGTAAGTTCAAAACCGTTCCTATTCTTATTTGTTTGTGTCACTTTATGACTGCATGGCTGAATATAAGAGACTGTAGATTATAGTTGTAGTTTTCTTAGCTACGACACTTCAGA
This region of Parambassis ranga chromosome 2, fParRan2.1, whole genome shotgun sequence genomic DNA includes:
- the LOC114431835 gene encoding leucine-rich repeat and immunoglobulin-like domain-containing nogo receptor-interacting protein 1; the protein is MFEGTAVHHWLCWGALYLLAVGVALTSETRWLCPPSCRCNAVLLEVNCSGGQLATVPNGLPRDAKRLNLTQNVIKTVVRQQFHTLTQLMDLDLSDNLVVTVEVEAFVGLQSLLTLRLRHNRLKIIPVGAFAGLTNLQLLDLSSNEILVFLDFTFSDLSALQVIKAEGNDLVYVSHQTFVGLTSLQELHLDGCNLTAVPTEALTPLGVLRSLHFHQLGLTALPNYSFRHLVLLKELVIAHCPLLETLSANSLFGLNLTSLTITHCNLTTVPYTPLHHLVYLVYLDLSFNPISYIHGNLLGDMLRLQEFHLVGGSLLHIEIGAFRGLTHLRVLNVSRNYLTTLEAGALHSVDSLKTLGLDNNPLTCDCRLLWVVRQRLYVDFGGNPPICTTSSQNFLSFSEVELPGLLTCRRPRILNRKPQEVRVDQGHTVVFYCGAEGDPPPSVSWLNPQLRPLSPIGRIRALSNGSLEVRYAQPQDSGAYLCVASNAAGNDSLPVGLRVRALSSSSKNPFRLTGWPPFPSASPGVDGNQKLPFDVKTLLIAATIGFLSFFSSVSVCFIFMLFWSKSKGQIKHTANIAYVPRSAMSNSTGGTGNYMETSRFTMKLI